In the genome of Abyssalbus ytuae, the window TTTGCCTGAATATTGATTTATTTTTCGAGCCATGTTTGAACTCTCAAAACCTGTTAAATAAGCTCTGTGGGGTGTTGACATGGGTACTCCAATCATTTCAAAATTCACCATGGTATAAAGATTTATTTTTCCTTTGAGTTTCTTTGCCAGATGTACTGACCCCAATAAACCTTTCTCTTCGGCAGAAAAGAGTACGAAAAGCAAGCTTCTCTTGTTAGTTCCTGTATTACCAAAATGTTTAGCAAGTTCTATTACTGCAGTACAACCCGATGCATTATCGTTTGCACCATTTGCAATGATATCGCCATTTACATCCTCAACAATACCAATATGATCATAATGTGCCCCGATTACCACAAATTCATTTTTTAACTGTGGGGTATTCCCTTCTACATATCCCACTATATTGTATGCAACGGGTTTAAAATTTGTTAGGGTGTCTTTATAAGTTGAAAAATAAGGTGCTACATTGTTTTCTTTGAAAATGTGTTCAATGTAATCTGCTGCCAAAGTCATTTCCGGAGAACCGGTATGCCTTCCTGCCAGTTCATCGGAAGCTAAATATTCCATTATACCTTCCACATTCATTGCAGGAATTTCTGTATTACTTCCGTCACCCTTTGACTCTCTTAAAATAGTGTCCGGTCTTACTGAATTAGTGGAAGATTTACAGCTTAAAACTGCCATTAATAAAGAAAGTAATATATATTTCATCTGCCTAATTTGTTTGTAAATATTTTTTATTTATTATATCTCTGAAAATTAAAGATATAAAAAATCCCGCCATTAGTAATGAGCGGGATTTTTTTATACTTATCTAATTGTTTATGCCAACATTGTCACCGGATTTTCCAGGTAAGCCTGAAGAGTTTGCAAAAACTGGGCCCCGGTAGCACCATCTACAGTACGGTGGTCACAAGCCAGGGTAACTTTCATCGTATTACCCACTACTATCTGACCGTTTTTAACAACAGGTTTTTCTACAATAGCCCCTACAGATAATATCGCAGAGTTTGGCTGATTGATTATTGAGGTAAATTCCTGAATACCGAACATACCTAAATTGGATACTGTAAATGTACTTCCTTCCATTTCGGCAGGGGTAAGTTTTTTATTTCTTGCTTTACCTGCCAATTCTCTTACCTGGCCTCCAATTTGTGTAAGCGACATCTGATCTGTAAATTTAAGAACAGGGACTACCAGTCCATCTTCTACTGCCACTGCCACTCCTACATGTACATGGTGATTATATGTTGTAGTATCACCTTTCCATGAGGTGTTTACCTGAGGATGTTTTTTCAATGCCATGGCACATGCCTTCACTACCATATCATTAAAGGACACTTTTGTATCTGGCAATGAATTGATTTGTATACGTGAGGCCATTGCGTTGTCCATATCCACCTCAATTGTAAGATAATAGTGAGGGGCTGTAAACTTAGATTCGGCCAGACGCTTGGCTATAGTTTTACGCATCTGGGAATTTTTAACCTCTTCCGTGCTCTCCTGTCCGGCTGGAACAAAAGGCATTACTGCTGCTTTAGGAGAATCGGAAGCGGCTGCTGAAACCGAAGCTGCCTGTGCAGGCTGTGAAGATGAAGGAACAAAATTCTCAACATCTTTTTTAACTATTCTTCCG includes:
- a CDS encoding M28 family peptidase; the protein is MKYILLSLLMAVLSCKSSTNSVRPDTILRESKGDGSNTEIPAMNVEGIMEYLASDELAGRHTGSPEMTLAADYIEHIFKENNVAPYFSTYKDTLTNFKPVAYNIVGYVEGNTPQLKNEFVVIGAHYDHIGIVEDVNGDIIANGANDNASGCTAVIELAKHFGNTGTNKRSLLFVLFSAEEKGLLGSVHLAKKLKGKINLYTMVNFEMIGVPMSTPHRAYLTGFESSNMARKINQYSGKDLIGFLPQAKEYNLFKRSDNYPFYLEFKVPAQTISTFDFTNYNYYHHADDEVEFMDYKHMSSLIEDMIPVIEKITNTATKEITLNE